In one window of Zhihengliuella sp. ISTPL4 DNA:
- a CDS encoding alpha-1,4-glucan--maltose-1-phosphate maltosyltransferase has protein sequence MTARAGTRPSALRSPVQIPTRAAEADVSGALRTTRIPLLDGTPAVPGGFPAKAFAGEVVPFRIVAFREGHDLIGVHVRLTSPHGEASLHRLTALADGTDRWEAQIALDEEGTWRYRFEAFSDDFATWAHAAEVKVAAGIDIPVMAALGAELLRRAVAEKDRPAAQRTRLRAYADALRAGDAETTAALAVDPELAAIFQDRPVTTLRSASPEQILRVERTRAGVGAWYEFFPRSEGARRLKDGTVRSGTFRTAAKRLPDVARMGFDVIYLVPIHPIGSTNRKGRNNTLVAESGDPGSPYAIGAAEGGHDAIHPDLGTPQDFRAFVRAARKEGLEVALDLALQASPDHPWVRDHPEWFTTLPDGTIAYAENPPKKYQDIYPLNFDNDPEGIAAEMLRIVRHWVAEGVRIFRVDNPHTKPLQFWEWLIATVNETHPDVIFLAEAFTRPAVMRALAAVGFQQSYSYFTWRNTKAELEEFLTSISHETADYMRPNLFVNTHDILTEYLQFGGRAAYRIRACIAATAGPVYGVYAGYELIENVARPGSEENIDNEKYEYKFRDWAGAEERGESLAPLLRRLNEIRRAHPALRQLRNLDLHWSDDDAILVYSKHLDAAFTDTGAPDTLIIVANVDPHSVRETTVHLDTTRWGVPLGESFEVEDLLTGSVWTWTDHNYVRLDAFAEPVHILKVRERA, from the coding sequence GTGACTGCTCGTGCTGGAACCCGACCCTCGGCTCTGCGGAGCCCCGTTCAGATCCCGACGCGCGCCGCCGAGGCGGACGTCTCCGGAGCGTTGCGGACGACGCGGATCCCGCTGCTCGACGGGACGCCGGCGGTCCCCGGCGGCTTCCCCGCCAAAGCCTTCGCGGGAGAGGTGGTCCCCTTCCGCATCGTGGCGTTCCGAGAGGGACACGACCTCATCGGCGTGCACGTGCGGTTGACTTCTCCGCACGGTGAGGCGAGCCTCCACCGGCTCACCGCGCTCGCCGACGGCACCGACCGCTGGGAGGCGCAGATCGCTCTCGACGAAGAGGGGACCTGGCGCTACCGCTTCGAGGCCTTCTCCGACGACTTCGCCACCTGGGCGCACGCCGCAGAGGTGAAGGTCGCGGCCGGAATCGACATCCCCGTGATGGCGGCGCTGGGAGCGGAGCTCCTGCGCAGAGCCGTGGCGGAGAAGGACCGCCCCGCGGCGCAGCGCACGCGCCTTCGCGCCTACGCCGACGCGCTGCGTGCCGGCGACGCGGAGACGACCGCGGCTCTGGCCGTCGACCCGGAGCTCGCCGCGATCTTCCAGGATCGTCCCGTCACGACCCTGCGCTCCGCCTCCCCCGAACAGATCCTCCGCGTCGAGCGGACGCGCGCGGGCGTCGGCGCCTGGTACGAGTTCTTCCCCCGCTCCGAGGGCGCCCGGCGGCTGAAGGACGGCACGGTCCGCAGCGGAACGTTCCGGACGGCGGCGAAGCGACTGCCCGACGTCGCGCGCATGGGCTTCGACGTGATCTACCTCGTCCCGATCCACCCCATCGGCAGCACCAACCGCAAGGGGCGGAACAACACCCTCGTGGCCGAGAGCGGCGACCCGGGGTCGCCCTACGCGATCGGGGCCGCGGAGGGCGGGCACGATGCGATCCACCCTGACCTCGGCACTCCGCAGGACTTCCGAGCCTTCGTGCGGGCAGCGCGGAAGGAAGGACTGGAGGTCGCCCTCGACCTCGCGCTGCAGGCCTCTCCCGACCACCCCTGGGTCCGCGACCACCCGGAGTGGTTCACCACCCTCCCCGACGGGACGATCGCGTACGCCGAGAACCCTCCGAAGAAGTACCAGGACATCTACCCGCTGAACTTCGACAACGACCCGGAGGGGATCGCCGCCGAGATGCTGCGGATCGTCCGGCACTGGGTGGCGGAGGGTGTACGGATCTTCCGCGTGGACAACCCGCACACCAAGCCGCTCCAGTTCTGGGAATGGCTGATCGCGACGGTGAACGAGACGCATCCCGACGTGATCTTCCTCGCCGAGGCGTTCACCCGGCCGGCGGTGATGCGGGCGCTCGCCGCGGTGGGCTTCCAGCAGAGCTACAGCTACTTCACCTGGCGCAACACCAAGGCCGAGCTCGAGGAGTTCCTCACGTCGATCTCCCACGAGACCGCCGACTACATGCGTCCGAACCTCTTCGTCAACACGCACGACATCCTCACCGAGTACCTTCAGTTCGGTGGACGAGCGGCCTACCGGATCCGTGCCTGCATCGCCGCGACGGCGGGCCCCGTCTACGGCGTGTACGCCGGCTACGAGCTCATCGAGAACGTGGCGCGGCCGGGCTCGGAGGAGAACATCGACAACGAGAAGTACGAGTACAAGTTCCGGGACTGGGCGGGGGCCGAGGAACGCGGCGAGTCCCTCGCTCCGCTGCTGCGACGACTGAACGAGATCCGGCGCGCCCACCCCGCGCTCCGCCAGCTCCGCAACCTCGACCTCCACTGGAGCGACGACGACGCGATCCTCGTCTACAGCAAGCATCTGGACGCGGCGTTCACCGACACCGGTGCCCCGGACACTCTGATCATCGTCGCCAACGTCGATCCGCACTCCGTGCGCGAGACCACCGTCCACCTCGACACCACCCGCTGGGGCGTGCCTCTGGGCGAGAGTTTCGAGGTGGAAGACCTCCTGACCGGGAGCGTCTGGACCTGGACCGACCACAACTACGTGCGGCTCGACGCCTTCGCCGAGCCCGTCCACATCCTGAAGGTGAGGGAGCGCGCATGA
- the glgX gene encoding glycogen debranching protein GlgX, with translation MSSSPDSVVPGGAILDNLGVRLHDGVGTLRVWSQNASAVDLVVFDATDLDWVVDQAPLERRPGGVWEVTTPLLQPGVRYALRVEGPHGPGNTFNPETLLLDPYARGLAQGHGYQEWRAVVIEDGFDWGGSTKPRIPADRTLIYEGHVKGLTKRHPDIPPALHGTYAGLAHPAMIAYLRTLGVTSVELLPVHAFVPEPRLLERGLTNYWGYNTLNFFTPHAAYATEDARKRGPEAIIAEFKGMVRLLHEAGLEVILDVVYNHTSEEGIGGPRSSLRGIDNARYYRQDDAGVYIDTTGCGNTLNTATDAGARLVLDSLRYWAEEMQIDGFRFDLATAIARDGAHAYTPDHPLLRAIAADPVLAETKLIAEPWDVGLGGWQTGNFPAGWHEWNDRYRDRVRNFWLSDIDYARRASAPVGIGGFATRLAGSSNTFSEDRGPLASINFVTAHDGFTLHDLVSYDVKHNEANGEHNRDGADLNRSFNHGVEGPTDDPAILTARRKAMRNLLGTLLLSAGIPMLTAGDEVGRSQRGNNNAYAQDSPLSWLSWELQPWQDDLRAHVARLARLREENPALRPSRYARLGEHIPNASVMDWYDQDGATMEPGQWTDPGNRTLQYVAASTPDKEPANRILLIVHGTEAPIDVRLPEEIEGASRFVSLWSSADERPSEAEETYAPGDVLPIPGTSMRLFRVE, from the coding sequence ATGTCTTCGTCCCCCGACTCCGTCGTGCCCGGTGGGGCGATCCTCGACAACCTCGGCGTCCGGCTGCATGACGGCGTCGGCACGCTGCGGGTCTGGTCGCAGAACGCTTCCGCCGTCGACCTCGTCGTCTTCGACGCGACGGACCTCGACTGGGTCGTCGACCAGGCTCCCCTCGAACGACGCCCCGGAGGGGTCTGGGAGGTCACGACGCCGTTGCTGCAGCCCGGGGTCCGCTACGCGCTGCGCGTCGAGGGCCCGCACGGGCCCGGCAACACGTTCAACCCGGAGACGCTGCTCCTCGATCCGTATGCGCGGGGCCTCGCCCAGGGACACGGCTACCAGGAATGGCGAGCCGTGGTCATCGAGGACGGCTTCGACTGGGGCGGCTCCACGAAGCCGCGGATCCCCGCCGACCGGACGCTGATCTACGAGGGCCACGTGAAGGGACTGACCAAGCGACACCCCGACATCCCGCCCGCGCTGCACGGCACCTACGCGGGCCTCGCGCATCCGGCCATGATCGCGTACCTCCGCACGCTCGGGGTGACGTCGGTGGAGCTGCTCCCCGTCCACGCCTTCGTCCCGGAGCCGCGGCTGCTGGAGCGGGGGCTGACGAACTACTGGGGGTACAACACCCTGAACTTCTTCACGCCCCACGCCGCCTATGCGACGGAGGACGCCAGGAAGCGGGGCCCCGAGGCGATCATCGCCGAGTTCAAGGGCATGGTGCGTCTGCTGCACGAGGCCGGCCTCGAGGTGATCCTCGACGTCGTGTACAACCACACGTCCGAGGAGGGCATCGGCGGGCCGCGCTCCAGTCTCCGCGGTATCGATAACGCGCGGTACTACCGACAGGACGACGCGGGCGTCTACATCGACACCACGGGATGCGGCAACACGCTCAACACGGCCACCGATGCGGGCGCCCGACTGGTCCTGGACTCTCTCCGGTACTGGGCTGAGGAGATGCAGATCGACGGCTTCCGCTTCGACCTGGCGACGGCGATCGCGCGCGACGGCGCTCACGCCTACACCCCGGATCATCCGCTTCTGCGGGCGATCGCCGCCGACCCCGTCCTCGCGGAGACCAAGCTCATCGCGGAACCCTGGGACGTCGGACTGGGCGGCTGGCAGACGGGCAACTTCCCTGCGGGGTGGCACGAGTGGAACGACCGGTACCGCGACCGGGTGCGCAACTTCTGGCTGAGCGACATCGACTACGCGCGACGGGCCTCGGCGCCGGTCGGCATCGGCGGCTTCGCCACCCGGCTCGCCGGATCGTCCAACACCTTCAGCGAGGACCGCGGACCCCTCGCCAGCATCAACTTCGTCACGGCGCACGACGGCTTCACCCTGCACGACCTCGTGTCGTACGACGTCAAGCACAACGAGGCCAACGGCGAGCACAACCGCGACGGCGCCGACCTCAACCGCTCGTTCAACCACGGCGTCGAGGGACCGACCGACGATCCCGCGATCCTCACCGCCCGGCGCAAGGCCATGCGCAACCTGCTCGGCACCCTCCTCCTCTCGGCCGGCATCCCGATGCTCACTGCCGGAGACGAGGTGGGGCGGTCCCAGCGCGGCAACAACAACGCCTACGCGCAGGACTCACCGCTGTCCTGGCTGTCCTGGGAGTTGCAGCCCTGGCAGGACGACCTCCGGGCCCACGTCGCGCGCCTCGCCCGGTTGCGCGAGGAGAACCCGGCGCTGCGGCCGAGTCGGTATGCGCGCCTCGGGGAGCACATCCCGAACGCCTCGGTCATGGACTGGTACGACCAGGACGGCGCGACCATGGAACCGGGCCAGTGGACCGACCCGGGCAATCGCACTCTGCAGTACGTCGCCGCCTCCACACCGGACAAGGAACCCGCCAACCGCATCCTCCTGATCGTGCATGGCACGGAGGCGCCGATCGACGTGCGACTCCCGGAGGAGATCGAGGGCGCCAGCCGATTCGTCTCCCTCTGGTCGAGCGCCGACGAGCGCCCGTCGGAGGCCGAGGAGACGTACGCTCCGGGTGACGTGCTGCCGATCCCCGGCACGTCCATGCGCCTCTTCCGGGTGGAGTGA